A window of Sediminispirochaeta bajacaliforniensis DSM 16054 contains these coding sequences:
- a CDS encoding Gfo/Idh/MocA family protein: MKRKFRVGLVGCGSIAENAHLPILSEMDNVELVGVIAKRLASAQSAKERYGISHAVENIEQLIELGLDCAFVLSPKECHHEHVLALLNAGLDVFSEKPMGCSLSEMEEMVEASEKSGKALMIGFNRRYAPVYRKAKEVYGTLSPDVIIAQKNRPASEYRATLENAIHMVDLLRYFCGECEDVQAISKFTDPYYETLATAQMTFSNGTVGMLVADRASGQWVETFQMHGHNKSVLVNCPDTVTVVDHEESHTTDMTPLAMGWAQVADKMGFRAEDEHFFSCLEAGETMLTNAADSFKTHLLMHKILKAAGLPDLE, translated from the coding sequence ATGAAAAGGAAATTCAGAGTCGGGCTGGTGGGATGCGGCTCGATTGCAGAGAATGCCCATCTGCCGATTCTTTCGGAGATGGATAATGTTGAACTGGTCGGTGTTATCGCAAAACGTCTTGCCAGTGCCCAAAGCGCAAAAGAGAGGTACGGCATTTCCCATGCCGTAGAAAACATCGAACAGCTGATTGAGCTTGGCCTCGATTGTGCCTTTGTCCTCTCTCCCAAGGAATGTCACCATGAGCATGTGCTTGCGTTACTCAACGCCGGCCTCGATGTGTTCAGCGAAAAACCCATGGGATGCAGCCTTTCCGAAATGGAGGAAATGGTTGAGGCCTCGGAAAAAAGCGGCAAGGCCTTGATGATCGGTTTTAACCGCCGTTATGCTCCTGTATATCGAAAGGCAAAGGAAGTATACGGAACCTTGTCTCCCGATGTCATCATAGCCCAGAAAAATAGGCCGGCATCGGAATATCGTGCAACGTTGGAGAATGCCATCCATATGGTGGATCTCCTGCGCTACTTTTGCGGTGAGTGTGAGGATGTCCAGGCAATTTCTAAATTTACGGACCCTTATTATGAAACCCTTGCGACGGCGCAAATGACTTTTTCGAACGGTACCGTCGGTATGCTTGTCGCCGATCGCGCAAGCGGGCAATGGGTGGAGACATTCCAGATGCACGGCCATAACAAGAGCGTCCTTGTCAACTGTCCCGATACCGTAACTGTCGTGGACCATGAGGAGAGCCATACCACCGACATGACGCCTCTTGCCATGGGCTGGGCTCAGGTCGCTGATAAGATGGGATTTCGTGCCGAAGACGAGCACTTTTTCTCCTGCCTCGAAGCAGGAGAGACGATGCTTACCAATGCAGCGGATTCCTTTAAAACTCATCTCCTGATGCATAAAATTCTCAAGGCCGCTGGCCTCCCCGACCTGGAGTAG
- a CDS encoding glucose 1-dehydrogenase: MEGKTAVVTGATRGLGQGIALGLAEAGANIVCVGRSDDSGTREKVKALGREYLNIRLDVALPESPDLIIDKAVSAFGKIDVLVNAAGITRRAMALDVSRKDWQDVLNVNLTGLFFLCQAAARQFVKQGHGGKIINIGSMTSYQGGIKVIPYTASKAAVRMITMHMCNEWAPYGIHVNCIAPGYMVTDMTAPMRGEASRMAETNTRIPMERWGVPEDLAGAAIFLASEASDYVNGFTIAVDGGFLAKS; this comes from the coding sequence TTGGAAGGGAAGACCGCGGTGGTGACCGGGGCCACAAGAGGACTCGGCCAGGGCATTGCATTGGGGCTTGCCGAAGCCGGGGCCAATATTGTGTGTGTTGGACGAAGCGATGATTCGGGAACTCGTGAGAAAGTAAAAGCTTTGGGGCGTGAATACCTCAATATTCGACTCGATGTAGCACTTCCTGAAAGTCCAGATCTTATCATTGATAAGGCGGTGTCGGCCTTTGGGAAAATTGATGTGCTGGTGAACGCCGCCGGAATTACAAGGAGAGCAATGGCGCTGGATGTCAGTCGTAAGGATTGGCAGGATGTCCTGAATGTAAATCTGACTGGTTTGTTTTTCCTTTGCCAGGCTGCGGCACGGCAGTTCGTCAAACAGGGACATGGAGGGAAGATCATAAACATAGGCTCCATGACCTCGTATCAGGGAGGCATCAAGGTTATTCCCTATACCGCTTCGAAGGCCGCGGTCAGGATGATTACCATGCATATGTGCAATGAGTGGGCTCCCTACGGTATTCATGTCAACTGTATTGCTCCCGGATATATGGTTACCGACATGACTGCTCCCATGCGGGGTGAGGCTTCGCGCATGGCGGAAACAAATACCAGGATTCCTATGGAGCGCTGGGGAGTTCCGGAAGACTTGGCAGGGGCTGCCATCTTCCTCGCCTCAGAGGCTTCGGACTATGTGAATGGATTCACCATCGCCGTGGACGGCGGATTTTTGGCTAAATCCTAA